Proteins from one Brevibacillus humidisoli genomic window:
- a CDS encoding putative phage tail protein — MSDVKLIPERNRPQLPPYWRENRVALYHLHAAGAEMDEQRENDLDVARQMILATATWGLAYWEYLFQVQPKPGDTYDTRRARIMAKYRQRNPFTPALATEITHVFLTPEGQGHVEVMENVDTGAFVISVPLTTLRDLEEWIRAIEKRKRVPHRFIPNLFKGGEVRFSLTSDAVRVYINRFPICGTFSCGGRWRL; from the coding sequence ATGAGCGATGTGAAGCTGATACCCGAAAGGAACCGACCGCAGTTACCCCCTTATTGGCGGGAGAATCGGGTGGCGCTCTATCACCTGCACGCCGCGGGCGCGGAGATGGATGAGCAGCGGGAAAACGATCTGGATGTGGCCCGGCAGATGATCCTCGCTACGGCCACCTGGGGACTGGCCTATTGGGAGTACCTCTTTCAGGTGCAGCCCAAACCGGGGGACACATATGACACGCGGCGAGCCCGCATCATGGCCAAGTACCGGCAACGGAATCCGTTCACGCCCGCGCTTGCGACGGAGATTACGCATGTGTTCCTGACACCGGAAGGGCAGGGCCATGTCGAAGTGATGGAGAACGTCGACACCGGGGCGTTTGTGATCTCGGTACCCTTGACCACGCTGCGCGACCTGGAGGAGTGGATCAGGGCCATCGAGAAGCGGAAACGGGTGCCGCACCGGTTCATCCCGAACCTGTTTAAAGGCGGAGAAGTGCGGTTTTCCCTGACGTCTGACGCTGTTCGGGTCTACATCAACCGGTTTCCGATCTGCGGGACAT
- a CDS encoding baseplate J/gp47 family protein, with protein MEPYDLEYPLAEEISEQQQLREYHFLQGFLSWADGEFLDAHGVLLGLKRNEGENDESYRDRLIAKAVEEEGSGAEYDYTRWTKEVANVGEVFVWGEPPNTVRIAITDATGAPASADLVTAVQEHVNRPDKHHMNDQVIVSAATAINLSITGQVELAAGTTLDQVAPQIEAGIREYIRTQRERVLYSEVHRLFKVQGVVDYRNVLINGSTDNVTIPFGSIPVAASVEVTLL; from the coding sequence ATGGAACCGTACGACTTGGAATACCCCCTGGCTGAAGAGATCAGTGAACAGCAGCAATTGCGGGAGTACCATTTCTTACAGGGATTTCTCTCTTGGGCGGACGGTGAATTCCTGGATGCACACGGTGTCCTGCTTGGACTAAAGCGTAACGAGGGGGAAAACGACGAATCCTACCGTGACCGGCTTATCGCCAAGGCGGTCGAGGAGGAAGGCAGCGGAGCCGAGTACGATTACACCCGCTGGACCAAAGAGGTAGCGAATGTTGGCGAAGTTTTCGTGTGGGGCGAGCCGCCGAATACGGTCCGCATTGCGATTACGGACGCTACTGGTGCTCCTGCGTCAGCCGATCTGGTGACGGCGGTGCAAGAGCATGTGAACCGTCCAGACAAGCACCACATGAATGACCAGGTGATCGTGTCTGCCGCCACTGCCATCAATCTGAGCATCACCGGTCAGGTTGAACTTGCGGCAGGGACAACGTTGGATCAGGTGGCCCCGCAAATCGAAGCGGGCATCCGTGAATACATCCGGACGCAGCGCGAGCGGGTGCTGTACTCGGAAGTCCACCGGCTGTTTAAGGTGCAGGGGGTCGTGGATTACCGAAACGTGCTGATCAACGGAAGCACCGATAATGTCACCATCCCGTTCGGGTCCATTCCGGTAGCGGCCAGCGTGGAGGTGACATTGTTATGA
- a CDS encoding putative holin-like toxin, translating to MLAFGMLVVAILSFHKKK from the coding sequence ATGCTGGCATTTGGCATGCTAGTCGTAGCTATACTGTCCTTCCACAAAAAGAAGTAG
- a CDS encoding DUF4275 family protein has product MTLQIKRMDSIKIVGVLCDKKTEVDQYCYQQLSINNTVDNDTVYKIHDEYYYMIGKQVSHVDGVEQGLKEITIPTGEYAVFPKEQISEIEQTDSYATIGYWFEVHHFQEGIKKRVDLYVPIKDYELRINLLPSLSREESLRLRKKYIRTFCNLEEQKKKSYYQDYLQGYGYLWDVLKSGFAVVCFEDVKYGMDLNQEVFFFWDGTSPFTYTMGRTYIFKMPFQELMNKLTDFPSDLYIFDSSLDWTVVSTHETLNEEGWNWLKIGDAKNAKFNIDRLNRPE; this is encoded by the coding sequence ATGACTTTGCAAATAAAACGGATGGACTCGATAAAAATAGTGGGGGTTTTGTGCGACAAGAAAACTGAGGTTGACCAATATTGTTATCAGCAGTTAAGTATAAACAACACTGTAGATAATGATACAGTTTATAAAATCCATGACGAATATTACTACATGATCGGAAAACAAGTATCCCATGTGGATGGAGTAGAGCAAGGTTTAAAAGAAATAACAATTCCAACTGGAGAGTATGCGGTTTTTCCAAAAGAGCAGATCAGTGAAATAGAACAGACCGACTCCTATGCGACCATTGGATATTGGTTTGAAGTGCACCATTTTCAAGAGGGTATAAAAAAGCGGGTTGACCTCTATGTTCCTATAAAAGATTACGAATTACGTATAAATCTGCTACCAAGCCTCTCCCGGGAAGAATCGTTACGCTTAAGAAAAAAATATATTCGTACTTTTTGTAATTTGGAAGAGCAAAAGAAAAAGAGCTATTATCAAGACTATCTCCAAGGGTATGGGTACCTTTGGGATGTATTAAAATCAGGTTTTGCGGTTGTTTGTTTTGAAGACGTAAAGTATGGCATGGATCTTAACCAGGAGGTTTTCTTTTTTTGGGATGGTACGTCACCGTTTACATATACAATGGGTAGAACGTATATTTTTAAAATGCCGTTTCAAGAATTAATGAATAAATTAACGGATTTTCCTTCTGATTTATACATTTTTGACTCCAGCTTGGATTGGACAGTCGTTTCCACACATGAAACTTTAAATGAAGAAGGATGGAATTGGTTAAAAATTGGTGATGCTAAGAATGCTAAGTTTAATATTGATCGTTTAAACCGACCAGAGTAA
- the darG gene encoding type II toxin-antitoxin system antitoxin DNA ADP-ribosyl glycohydrolase DarG has translation MIEYKRGNLLEADVEALVNTVNCVGVMGKGIALQFKQAFPDNFTEYVKACRVGGVQPGKMLTVMTGFLWNPKYIINFPTKRHWKEASRLEDIDAGLTALVQEVKTLNIKSIAIPPLGCGNGGLDWNVVRPRIENAFAPLSDVYVELYVPSGSPAPDAMKIGTKKPRMTKARALFLSLMKEYALPGYRLSLLEIQKLAYFLQEVGEELRLKFVRFYYGPYAENLNHVLQALEGHYIRGYGDRSKDAEIYVLPHAAEEAKDFLANEGESLRRLDHVKEIIRGFETPYGMELLATVHWVVKEKPGIADSPDKVVYEVHQWSPRKKRTFTESHIKKALEHLRKADVMPTTD, from the coding sequence GTGATTGAATACAAAAGAGGAAACCTTCTTGAAGCAGATGTGGAAGCGCTGGTCAATACGGTCAACTGTGTCGGGGTTATGGGTAAGGGGATTGCTTTACAATTTAAGCAGGCCTTCCCCGATAATTTCACCGAATATGTGAAGGCGTGCAGGGTTGGTGGCGTGCAACCCGGCAAGATGCTTACCGTCATGACCGGTTTTTTGTGGAATCCCAAGTACATCATCAATTTTCCGACAAAAAGGCACTGGAAAGAGGCATCCAGGCTAGAGGATATCGATGCAGGGTTAACAGCACTGGTTCAAGAAGTGAAGACCCTCAACATTAAATCAATCGCGATTCCTCCTTTGGGATGCGGCAATGGCGGACTTGATTGGAATGTAGTGCGTCCGAGAATCGAAAATGCGTTTGCGCCACTTTCAGATGTATATGTTGAGCTGTATGTACCCTCCGGGAGTCCTGCACCTGACGCCATGAAGATCGGCACAAAAAAACCAAGAATGACTAAAGCTCGCGCTCTGTTTCTCTCACTTATGAAGGAGTACGCTTTGCCAGGGTATCGCCTGTCCCTGCTGGAGATTCAGAAACTGGCTTATTTTTTGCAAGAAGTGGGGGAAGAATTAAGACTAAAATTTGTGCGGTTCTACTACGGCCCCTATGCGGAAAATTTGAATCACGTCCTCCAAGCATTAGAAGGGCATTATATTCGAGGGTATGGTGACAGAAGCAAGGATGCGGAAATATACGTACTTCCCCATGCGGCGGAAGAGGCTAAGGACTTTCTGGCGAATGAAGGAGAGTCCCTGCGAAGACTGGATCACGTAAAGGAAATCATTAGAGGATTTGAAACCCCATACGGCATGGAATTATTGGCGACGGTTCACTGGGTGGTGAAAGAAAAGCCGGGGATTGCTGACTCTCCAGACAAGGTCGTTTACGAAGTTCATCAATGGAGTCCCCGCAAAAAGCGGACTTTTACAGAGAGCCACATAAAAAAAGCCCTTGAGCATCTTAGAAAGGCTGATGTTATGCCCACAACAGACTGA
- a CDS encoding helix-turn-helix domain-containing protein, whose product MKNRKQFSSFVPERLKEGREARGLTLVELAEKIGVTHQAVSKYEKGKAVPAHNVLDRITYVLNLPLSFFLRPIEEKRDGIVYFRSIAAASVKSKKIHQTKINWLRDVHCYLESILDFPALDIPKVNTTSHFVETNFNDIDDIALEVRRRWGLGNGPITNLIRLLEKKGVIIARARLMNYKIDACSLWNEGERPYILLGNDEQSAVRSRFNLAHELGHLILHSSITLEEFKKKENYKRMEKEAHRFASAFLLPYNSFPQEIFSSSLDHFISLKKRWNVSIGAMIYRAEELGIISDYQALYLRKKMNALGMTKREPLDAETPLEEPIALKQAIELLLEHNVKGKSDLVSEIGLSAKEIEEVANFPDGYLTERETGPSAKIIHLRPR is encoded by the coding sequence GTGAAGAACAGGAAGCAATTTTCTAGCTTCGTTCCAGAAAGGTTGAAAGAAGGTCGCGAGGCCAGGGGATTAACCTTAGTGGAATTGGCTGAGAAAATTGGAGTCACGCACCAAGCTGTATCGAAATATGAAAAGGGAAAAGCAGTGCCCGCACATAATGTTTTAGATAGAATAACATACGTATTAAATCTTCCCCTTTCATTCTTTCTAAGGCCCATCGAAGAAAAAAGGGATGGGATTGTTTACTTCAGATCAATAGCGGCAGCTTCAGTAAAATCTAAAAAGATACATCAAACAAAAATAAACTGGCTTAGAGATGTGCATTGTTATCTGGAGAGTATATTAGACTTCCCAGCATTAGATATACCTAAGGTTAACACTACGTCTCATTTTGTGGAAACCAATTTCAATGATATTGATGATATTGCGTTAGAGGTCAGAAGGCGTTGGGGATTAGGAAACGGTCCTATCACCAACCTTATTCGGTTGTTGGAGAAAAAAGGGGTCATCATTGCTCGAGCACGCTTGATGAACTACAAAATTGATGCGTGTTCTCTATGGAATGAGGGAGAACGACCATATATCTTACTGGGAAACGATGAACAATCCGCTGTTCGCTCAAGATTTAATTTGGCCCATGAGTTAGGGCATCTGATTCTTCACTCCTCGATAACATTAGAGGAGTTCAAGAAAAAAGAAAACTACAAACGGATGGAAAAGGAAGCTCATCGGTTTGCTTCAGCATTCCTGCTTCCTTATAACTCTTTCCCCCAGGAAATATTCTCGAGTTCGCTGGATCATTTTATATCACTGAAAAAACGATGGAATGTCTCAATAGGTGCTATGATTTATCGTGCGGAAGAATTGGGGATCATTAGTGACTATCAAGCCCTCTATCTACGAAAAAAGATGAATGCACTAGGAATGACGAAAAGGGAACCATTAGATGCTGAAACGCCCTTAGAAGAACCTATTGCATTGAAACAAGCCATAGAATTATTGCTTGAGCACAATGTGAAAGGTAAGTCAGATCTCGTGTCGGAAATTGGATTGTCTGCCAAGGAGATTGAAGAAGTAGCCAATTTCCCTGATGGTTACTTAACCGAACGAGAAACAGGACCATCTGCTAAGATCATTCATTTGAGACCCAGATAA
- a CDS encoding N-acetylmuramoyl-L-alanine amidase produces the protein MNIIQDFIPAGRPNRPGTKLTGPKYITVHDTANPNAGADALAHARYLKGDSAASRPVSWHFTVDDTRIVQHLPLDEIGWHAGDGNGPGNSTSIGIEVCENSDGDRSKAEANAAELVASLLRQFGLGPNAVVQHSHWTGKNCPHVIRSRPDGWEEFMASVQRHMKGTPIAGQAQATVQQAQEWARNRGASQAFIDVAPIYWRLGAEMGIRAEVAYAQAAKETAFGRFGGVVTRDHHNWCGLKTTQGGANSDPYAHAKFPDDETGVLAHLQHLALYAGVEVTGKIVDPRHFSSIEGTAPTVEELGGKWAPAADYGQSIVKDYLAGLLATKVSTPPVDNAVDREAAEKVIGVLGALWIASADKKVQDAAHYAASALRNAAGIPR, from the coding sequence GTGAACATCATTCAGGATTTCATTCCGGCCGGCCGCCCAAACCGTCCAGGAACAAAACTGACAGGACCGAAGTACATCACTGTCCACGACACGGCCAACCCAAATGCCGGGGCTGACGCACTAGCGCACGCCCGGTACCTGAAAGGAGACAGCGCTGCGAGTCGGCCTGTCTCCTGGCACTTCACGGTAGACGACACCCGCATTGTGCAGCACCTGCCACTTGATGAGATCGGCTGGCACGCTGGAGACGGCAATGGCCCAGGCAACAGCACATCAATCGGCATCGAGGTATGCGAAAACAGCGACGGCGACCGTTCCAAAGCAGAAGCAAATGCTGCGGAATTGGTCGCTTCTCTTTTGCGGCAGTTTGGACTTGGACCGAATGCCGTAGTCCAACACAGCCACTGGACAGGGAAGAACTGCCCGCATGTGATCCGGTCGCGTCCCGATGGATGGGAAGAGTTCATGGCCAGCGTCCAGCGGCACATGAAAGGTACGCCTATTGCAGGGCAGGCGCAAGCTACCGTACAACAAGCCCAAGAGTGGGCGCGGAACCGCGGGGCATCTCAAGCGTTCATTGACGTGGCTCCAATCTACTGGCGACTTGGGGCGGAGATGGGCATCCGGGCAGAAGTAGCGTATGCGCAAGCGGCCAAGGAAACGGCGTTTGGGCGTTTCGGCGGCGTGGTCACACGCGATCACCACAACTGGTGTGGGCTGAAAACGACCCAAGGCGGAGCCAACAGCGATCCCTACGCACACGCAAAGTTTCCAGACGATGAAACCGGGGTACTGGCGCACCTGCAACATCTGGCACTGTACGCTGGCGTGGAAGTCACAGGCAAGATCGTAGACCCCCGGCACTTCTCGTCCATCGAAGGGACGGCCCCGACGGTGGAGGAGTTGGGCGGAAAGTGGGCACCCGCAGCTGATTACGGGCAGTCGATTGTGAAGGACTATCTGGCGGGCCTGTTGGCCACGAAAGTATCCACACCGCCTGTGGATAATGCTGTGGATAGAGAGGCAGCCGAGAAGGTGATCGGTGTCTTGGGAGCGCTCTGGATCGCCAGCGCAGATAAGAAAGTACAGGATGCTGCACATTATGCGGCTAGTGCGTTGCGGAACGCGGCGGGGATTCCGAGGTAG
- a CDS encoding BhlA/UviB family holin-like peptide, translating into MEQTLWNTLLQQGPFAALFVWLLFYVMKTSKEREMRLQELLNKFSDKYDVVITELREIKEKVGK; encoded by the coding sequence ATGGAACAGACACTATGGAATACGTTGCTGCAGCAGGGGCCGTTCGCGGCCCTTTTTGTTTGGCTGCTATTTTACGTGATGAAGACCAGCAAAGAACGAGAGATGCGCCTGCAAGAGTTGCTCAACAAGTTCAGTGACAAGTATGACGTGGTGATCACGGAACTACGTGAAATCAAAGAAAAGGTGGGGAAGTAG
- a CDS encoding CD1375 family protein has protein sequence MVALYVALIIYGRRTFDQVPSILQPAVQAELEVLGLGTDGQPLP, from the coding sequence ATGGTCGCCTTGTACGTCGCCTTGATCATTTACGGTCGTCGAACCTTCGATCAGGTTCCATCTATCCTGCAGCCTGCTGTACAAGCAGAACTGGAGGTGCTTGGCTTGGGTACCGATGGACAACCTTTACCATAA
- a CDS encoding CD1375 family protein, with translation MIVQIYYTLIKEGRRTIEQVPENLRADVQALMDAENHAS, from the coding sequence ATGATAGTGCAAATCTACTATACCTTGATCAAGGAAGGACGCAGAACCATAGAACAAGTCCCGGAAAATCTCCGTGCAGATGTTCAAGCCCTCATGGATGCTGAGAACCATGCTTCTTAG